A window of Erpetoichthys calabaricus chromosome 12, fErpCal1.3, whole genome shotgun sequence contains these coding sequences:
- the LOC114662163 gene encoding liver-expressed antimicrobial peptide 2-like: MHTETITFQIVVVCIALLMVSHQISSIPIQSQLSKSRSESLKVLHRMARMTPLWRSMGSKPHGAYCHDHHECSTKMCSNGHCSLSQPHKL; the protein is encoded by the exons ATGCATACAGAGACAATCACCTTTCAGATTGTAGTTGTGTGCATTGCATTGCTAATGGTCAGCCATCAG ATTTCATCTATTCCAATCCAGTCTCAGCTATCCAAATCCAGATCAGAAAGCCTGAAGGTCCTGCACAGGATGGCACGCATGACCCCCCTCTGGAGATCAATGGGCAGCAAGCCTCATGGGGCATATTGCCATGACCACCATGAATGTTCCACTAAGATGTGCAG CAATGGGCACTGTTCGCTTAGCCAGCCACACAAATTATAG